In Tepidimicrobium xylanilyticum, one DNA window encodes the following:
- a CDS encoding DUF4129 domain-containing transglutaminase family protein, with protein MVKLVLNRKLAKNLLYSLIVFSLAYLFGMPIGIKLNIFSQLLMVTLISTLVSFFILNPLSIYFLIFLTFISTIIVSRFFPSCMKVFIEKTTHLFSNIYYHIRDLKVIAPENRLPFWGILIILLSIYTGMIILKNRKTTFLLPLYIGGFLYYWYLYYDQAYWMMALFLFLFLILLGLERYFKEINGIKFKNNIDFEKLYNLWSKTTLKYGIIIVMLSLIIPKSSYSIHWPWLENRIESFFPGIINLRSTNTQSKKYIKAGLFDFSKTGFQKESSRLGGPVVLDNTLVMTIYGEGPFYLRGNIKHMYTGYSWVKVQNIKESFKLGEDFSKIPLEIKKRYFNSTSIKITYESFASQTLFSPYKGYIVNFEDNAHNIEVDYDGELFFPPGVYSKESYKLEVLTPLNYNSLIDLGIDEKRENLPNLSLYLQIPEDKITAETVELVKEIVKDKETDLEKALALEDYLRNNYNYNLEVKEVPINQEFIHHFLFESKEGYCTYFATALAIMLRIEGIPTRYVEGYLAHESIDKGIYQVKNSHAHAWVEAFIEPIGWMTLDPTPAYPPIDRTNTSPAIETETMERLPEDFDVLDKSLWVNLEISRGEINGDLKESKIQNNTSKNRWYKHIKNLPTILMSLILFAMTMKLITRYLKIKIKNARVKKLPNKERVIYLYDEIVRLAGLMGCSQESGETHYEYANRLHYNYNLFTAEKDIREITGIFVRNKYGNFPTTNEDVIELERYKDTIAARIKRHIGIKDYYYGIYFKRN; from the coding sequence ATGGTCAAACTCGTTTTAAATCGAAAGTTGGCAAAAAACCTTCTATATTCCTTAATAGTTTTCTCCTTAGCCTATCTATTTGGGATGCCTATTGGAATAAAACTCAATATATTTTCCCAGTTGCTTATGGTGACTTTAATAAGCACCCTAGTAAGCTTTTTCATACTTAATCCACTATCAATCTATTTTCTAATCTTCCTAACCTTTATATCCACAATAATAGTGAGTCGATTTTTTCCCTCCTGTATGAAAGTTTTTATAGAAAAGACTACCCATCTATTTAGCAACATATACTATCACATAAGGGATTTAAAAGTAATAGCCCCAGAAAATAGGCTCCCATTCTGGGGAATCCTCATAATTTTGCTATCAATATATACTGGAATGATAATACTAAAGAATAGAAAAACAACCTTCCTATTACCCCTCTATATTGGCGGTTTTCTATATTATTGGTATTTGTATTATGATCAGGCCTATTGGATGATGGCTTTGTTTCTCTTTTTATTCTTAATCCTGTTGGGATTGGAAAGATACTTCAAAGAAATAAATGGAATTAAGTTTAAAAATAATATAGACTTCGAAAAACTTTATAACCTCTGGTCTAAAACCACTTTAAAATATGGAATAATTATTGTAATGCTTTCTCTAATAATTCCCAAGAGCTCCTATTCTATTCATTGGCCTTGGTTGGAAAATAGGATAGAAAGCTTTTTCCCTGGTATTATTAATTTACGCTCAACCAACACCCAAAGCAAAAAATATATCAAAGCTGGGTTGTTCGATTTTTCGAAAACTGGATTCCAAAAGGAATCTTCAAGATTAGGAGGTCCAGTAGTCTTAGACAACACCTTAGTAATGACCATCTATGGGGAAGGTCCCTTCTATTTAAGGGGAAATATAAAGCATATGTACACAGGATATTCCTGGGTAAAGGTACAGAATATTAAGGAAAGTTTTAAATTAGGTGAAGATTTCAGCAAAATTCCTCTGGAGATAAAGAAAAGATACTTCAACAGTACTTCTATAAAAATTACCTATGAATCCTTTGCATCTCAGACCCTATTCAGTCCCTATAAAGGATATATTGTAAACTTTGAGGATAATGCCCATAATATAGAGGTAGATTACGATGGAGAACTGTTTTTCCCTCCAGGGGTTTATTCGAAAGAAAGCTATAAATTAGAGGTATTAACGCCCCTTAATTACAATAGTTTAATCGACTTAGGAATAGATGAAAAAAGAGAAAACCTACCAAACCTATCCCTCTATCTACAAATACCAGAGGACAAGATTACAGCCGAAACAGTTGAGTTGGTAAAGGAAATAGTAAAGGATAAGGAAACAGACTTAGAAAAGGCTTTAGCTTTAGAAGACTATCTTAGGAATAATTATAACTACAATTTAGAAGTAAAAGAAGTTCCAATAAACCAAGAATTCATACACCATTTCCTATTTGAAAGTAAAGAAGGATACTGTACCTATTTCGCCACTGCCCTAGCCATAATGCTTAGAATTGAAGGAATTCCTACTAGATACGTAGAAGGATATTTAGCCCATGAATCCATAGATAAAGGAATCTATCAAGTTAAAAATAGCCATGCTCACGCTTGGGTAGAAGCCTTTATAGAACCCATAGGCTGGATGACCTTAGACCCTACACCTGCTTATCCTCCAATAGATAGAACTAACACTAGTCCTGCAATAGAAACCGAAACAATGGAAAGACTCCCGGAAGACTTTGACGTTTTAGATAAAAGCCTTTGGGTCAACTTGGAAATCTCCCGAGGGGAAATAAATGGCGATTTAAAAGAAAGCAAAATCCAAAACAACACTTCTAAAAATAGATGGTATAAGCATATAAAGAATTTACCAACTATACTAATGAGTTTAATCCTATTTGCTATGACTATGAAATTGATAACAAGATATTTAAAGATTAAAATTAAAAATGCTAGAGTAAAAAAACTACCGAATAAAGAGAGGGTCATCTACCTTTATGATGAAATAGTTAGACTAGCAGGTTTAATGGGATGCAGTCAGGAAAGCGGAGAAACTCATTATGAATACGCCAATAGGCTTCACTACAATTACAATCTATTTACTGCAGAAAAGGATATAAGGGAAATTACGGGAATATTCGTAAGGAATAAATATGGTAATTTTCCTACTACAAATGAAGATGTAATAGAGCTTGAAAGATATAAAGATACTATAGCAGCTAGAATTAAGAGACACATTGGTATTAAAGATTATTACTATGGTATATACTTTAAAAGGAACTAG